From one Chitinivibrionia bacterium genomic stretch:
- a CDS encoding flagellar hook-length control protein FliK — protein MVQQAEKRNGFFESVAESRTVSTHKNRRAENLGSDDGERFQQALQTVRARRASAPDAPREEALRFRERRQANAVNPQADAEMNKHIDFITGEEYALVQQLLQENVSNETFALVAPQTNFDVEIENANSSFAAVNLAGIEDLGFDIRMDAIENIEAILRTVSEMLNLKINTELPMVYHDGEKVPEEIVANLAQVLFVFKQIADAFLQSGLDGKEVGNNGQIFSPKQALEMGKYLQQELLKLELSFAQLGISQALAEQAVKINPSVEADKNLHFAADLQSRTPAQQILPKTIDNILLQPQDLIKTQVSELKALVEQLKDMMSDAKTKIENANASTGSATAEKVVVDVASGSTATKAPVIEALSELKKEIAKDKMPKIDETTAPTSEKAKTDKSEIQSAIKTVFKTVFKSEVETEAKAEIKPEVVAEVKAKTKESGKENGETKPAVADLTQTVAKKQAKAEAKQAMTAEEVLKNEFVSSMKAATVRANEGNIASPVALDGVMLETQKFSDSGEISTVSPRFAKLFDKEIIEQVQRTLLNAINKNGIRLSNGTHEITITLTPEKLGEVRLRIQVEGNKVSAIMNVDNLQVKAIVEQNLQQLRDALAKQDLAAGTLDVNVGNDDARDLQERLHNAKLRAQNAKGFNAEEGVMTDDAFEWGMDTGRRFGTNSFEYFA, from the coding sequence ATGGTACAGCAAGCGGAAAAAAGAAATGGATTTTTTGAGTCTGTTGCAGAAAGCAGAACGGTTAGCACTCATAAAAACAGAAGAGCGGAAAACTTAGGTTCGGACGACGGCGAAAGATTTCAGCAAGCGCTTCAAACCGTTCGGGCAAGAAGAGCGAGCGCTCCCGACGCTCCGAGAGAAGAGGCGTTGCGCTTCAGAGAACGTCGTCAAGCAAACGCGGTAAATCCGCAAGCCGATGCGGAAATGAACAAGCATATAGATTTTATAACCGGCGAAGAATACGCGCTTGTACAACAATTATTGCAAGAAAACGTTTCAAATGAAACTTTTGCGCTCGTCGCTCCGCAAACAAATTTTGATGTGGAAATCGAAAACGCAAATTCGTCTTTTGCCGCTGTGAATTTGGCAGGCATAGAGGATTTGGGTTTCGATATAAGAATGGACGCCATCGAAAATATTGAAGCAATTCTGCGCACGGTCAGCGAAATGCTTAATCTTAAAATTAATACTGAATTACCTATGGTTTATCACGACGGCGAAAAAGTGCCCGAAGAAATAGTCGCGAATTTGGCGCAAGTTTTGTTTGTGTTTAAGCAAATAGCCGACGCGTTTTTGCAGTCAGGGCTTGACGGTAAAGAAGTAGGAAATAACGGTCAAATTTTCAGCCCCAAACAAGCGCTTGAAATGGGGAAATATTTACAGCAAGAATTGTTGAAACTCGAATTAAGTTTTGCGCAGTTGGGGATAAGTCAGGCTCTTGCAGAACAGGCGGTGAAAATAAATCCGAGTGTCGAAGCGGATAAAAATTTGCATTTTGCGGCGGATTTACAAAGCAGAACGCCCGCGCAACAAATTTTGCCGAAAACCATAGATAATATTTTGTTGCAACCTCAAGATTTAATAAAAACGCAGGTAAGCGAACTTAAAGCGCTCGTAGAACAGTTGAAAGATATGATGAGCGATGCCAAAACAAAAATAGAAAATGCGAACGCTTCGACAGGCTCGGCAACCGCTGAAAAAGTTGTTGTAGATGTTGCTTCGGGTTCAACCGCAACAAAAGCGCCGGTCATAGAGGCATTAAGCGAGCTTAAAAAAGAAATCGCAAAAGACAAAATGCCGAAAATTGACGAAACGACTGCTCCAACAAGCGAAAAGGCGAAAACAGATAAATCTGAAATTCAATCAGCGATTAAAACAGTGTTCAAAACAGTGTTCAAATCTGAAGTTGAGACCGAAGCAAAGGCAGAAATTAAGCCCGAAGTAGTAGCAGAAGTAAAAGCAAAAACAAAAGAAAGCGGAAAAGAAAACGGCGAAACAAAACCTGCAGTTGCAGATTTAACGCAAACTGTTGCGAAAAAACAGGCGAAAGCAGAAGCTAAGCAAGCAATGACTGCGGAAGAAGTGCTTAAAAACGAATTTGTATCTTCAATGAAAGCGGCGACTGTTCGCGCTAACGAGGGAAATATAGCTTCTCCCGTAGCGCTTGACGGAGTAATGCTTGAAACGCAAAAATTCAGCGATTCGGGCGAAATATCTACGGTTTCTCCGAGATTTGCGAAACTTTTTGATAAGGAAATTATAGAGCAAGTTCAAAGAACGCTTCTTAATGCAATTAACAAAAACGGCATTCGCCTATCTAATGGAACACACGAAATAACAATTACGCTTACCCCCGAAAAACTCGGCGAAGTTCGTCTCAGAATACAGGTTGAGGGAAACAAAGTTTCGGCGATTATGAATGTTGATAATTTGCAGGTGAAAGCGATTGTCGAGCAGAATTTGCAACAGCTCAGAGACGCGCTTGCAAAGCAGGATTTGGCGGCAGGCACGCTCGATGTAAATGTAGGCAATGACGACGCACGTGATTTGCAGGAGCGTTTGCACAACGCAAAATTGCGCGCTCAGAATGCAAAGGGATTTAACGCCGAAGAAGGCGTTATGACGGACGACGCGTTTGAATGGGGTATGGATACGGGAAGACGTTTCGGCACAAATTCATTCGAATATTTTGCCTGA
- a CDS encoding beta-lactamase family protein — MRSEAKKILERAIADGVFNCAVLGIIKTGEIIEPIALGTAAKGTISEFAVSQDSIFDVASLTKTVPVSTLALLALDRKKVSLSTPITELLPEYHSPSRSEICLKHLLTQTLDFDFALSELKHKDAIEIYRAIMTAELKKPAGTSYYYCNATSIILARVVEAIFENSLDVIAEQEIFSALGMRDTQFRPSAELKAKIVPTEIDQWRGRMIQGEIHDESSWKLNEIIIPGAAGIFSTVPDLQRYLKEILTEERGLFSTGFLDFAIKNHLDEKINDSAALGFELNQQYMGTLRGENTFGKTGFTGSVIVGDRKKRSGFALLTDYSYPTRKPNRDQINHLRSEIADLIWSGE; from the coding sequence ATGCGAAGCGAGGCGAAAAAAATCCTTGAAAGGGCTATTGCCGACGGCGTGTTTAACTGCGCCGTTTTGGGGATAATAAAGACGGGCGAAATTATAGAGCCGATAGCCTTGGGGACAGCGGCAAAAGGAACTATTTCGGAATTTGCTGTCTCGCAAGACAGTATTTTTGATGTTGCTTCCTTGACTAAAACCGTTCCTGTTTCGACACTTGCTTTGCTTGCGCTCGACAGGAAAAAAGTATCGCTTTCAACGCCGATTACCGAGCTTTTGCCCGAATATCACAGTCCAAGTCGAAGCGAAATTTGCCTGAAACACCTTTTGACGCAAACGCTTGATTTTGATTTTGCGCTCTCCGAACTGAAACACAAAGACGCAATAGAGATTTACCGCGCAATTATGACGGCAGAGCTCAAAAAGCCTGCGGGAACGTCGTATTATTATTGCAATGCCACATCTATAATTCTTGCACGCGTTGTTGAGGCGATTTTTGAAAATTCGCTTGATGTTATTGCCGAACAAGAGATTTTTTCAGCGCTTGGAATGCGAGATACGCAGTTTCGCCCAAGTGCCGAATTAAAAGCAAAAATTGTTCCGACCGAAATCGACCAATGGCGCGGAAGAATGATACAAGGCGAAATTCACGACGAAAGTTCGTGGAAACTAAACGAAATAATAATCCCCGGAGCGGCGGGAATTTTTTCGACCGTCCCCGATTTACAGCGTTATCTGAAAGAAATTTTGACGGAGGAACGCGGTCTGTTTTCGACGGGCTTTTTGGATTTTGCAATAAAAAATCATCTCGACGAAAAAATAAACGACAGCGCGGCTTTGGGCTTTGAATTAAATCAGCAATATATGGGAACTTTGCGTGGCGAAAACACATTCGGAAAAACAGGCTTTACCGGCTCGGTAATTGTCGGCGACAGGAAAAAAAGAAGCGGATTTGCGCTTCTTACGGATTACAGTTATCCGACAAGAAAACCCAACCGCGACCAAATAAACCACCTGCGAAGCGAAATCGCAGATTTGATTTGGAGCGGCGAATGA
- the asd gene encoding aspartate-semialdehyde dehydrogenase, whose translation MKKVGFVGWRGMVGSVLMERMITEKDFNGAYSVQFFTTSQVGLPAPKVGIDTPDLLSAYDIKELSAMDIILSCQGGDYTTEVYGKLRESGWKGYWIDAASTLRMNENAVICLDPVNRKVIDNALANGKKDFIGGNCTVSLMLMAIGGLFEQGLVEWVSSMTYQAASGAGAQNMRELLAQMQYLGNVADPYLKTPSSAILALDKSISQAMISPENPTENFGAPLAGALIPWIDKPYDEFAGQSKEEWKGFVETNKILGKTDNKIPVDGTCVRIGAMRCHSQGLTIKLNKNLPLNDIENIISTHNDWVKFVPNVKEITLKELTPAAITGTLTVPVGRVRKMRMGDTYLNAFTVGDQLLWGAAEPLRRMLKIVLEYLG comes from the coding sequence ATGAAAAAAGTAGGTTTTGTCGGTTGGCGCGGAATGGTCGGCTCTGTTCTTATGGAAAGAATGATAACCGAAAAAGATTTTAACGGCGCATATTCGGTGCAGTTTTTTACCACTTCACAAGTTGGGCTTCCCGCTCCGAAAGTTGGTATAGATACACCCGATTTGCTTTCGGCTTACGATATAAAAGAACTCTCGGCGATGGATATAATTCTTTCTTGCCAAGGCGGCGATTACACGACCGAAGTTTACGGAAAACTCAGAGAAAGTGGCTGGAAAGGGTATTGGATAGACGCGGCGTCAACTTTGCGTATGAACGAAAATGCGGTTATTTGTCTTGACCCCGTAAACAGAAAAGTTATTGATAACGCGCTTGCAAACGGCAAAAAGGATTTTATCGGCGGAAACTGCACGGTTTCGCTTATGCTTATGGCAATCGGCGGACTTTTTGAGCAGGGGCTTGTCGAGTGGGTCAGTTCGATGACTTATCAGGCGGCAAGCGGCGCGGGAGCTCAAAATATGCGCGAACTTCTTGCTCAGATGCAATATCTCGGAAATGTCGCCGACCCTTACCTTAAAACACCGTCGAGTGCAATTCTTGCTTTGGACAAAAGCATTTCTCAAGCGATGATTTCGCCCGAAAATCCGACCGAAAACTTCGGCGCGCCTCTTGCGGGAGCCTTAATTCCGTGGATAGACAAACCATACGACGAATTTGCAGGACAGTCCAAAGAAGAATGGAAAGGTTTTGTAGAAACCAATAAAATCTTGGGTAAAACCGACAATAAAATTCCCGTTGACGGTACTTGCGTGCGAATTGGCGCAATGCGTTGCCACAGCCAAGGACTTACCATAAAACTGAACAAAAACTTACCGCTGAACGACATCGAAAACATAATTTCCACACACAACGATTGGGTGAAATTTGTCCCGAACGTTAAAGAAATTACGCTGAAAGAATTGACCCCTGCCGCAATTACGGGAACTTTGACCGTGCCTGTAGGACGAGTGCGCAAAATGCGTATGGGCGATACTTATCTGAACGCGTTTACGGTAGGCGACCAGTTGCTTTGGGGCGCGGCAGAACCACTGCGCAGAATGCTGAAAATCGTTTTGGAGTATTTGGGATAA
- the fabZ gene encoding 3-hydroxyacyl-ACP dehydratase FabZ — MNGLFDIKTIMQYVPHRFPFLLIDRITEFEENTRVVARKNVSINEGLFQGHFPGEPIFPGVLITEHMAQAACFLLSKSAGALDTSKVYYLGKVKNMAFRKPVVPGDTIETEVKIITAVGGMAMVEAVSKVDGVLVAKGELAFSAA, encoded by the coding sequence ATGAATGGACTTTTCGACATTAAGACGATTATGCAGTATGTGCCTCATCGTTTCCCGTTTCTTTTGATTGACAGAATTACGGAATTTGAAGAAAATACGCGGGTCGTCGCAAGAAAAAACGTGTCGATAAACGAAGGGCTTTTTCAGGGACATTTCCCCGGAGAGCCGATTTTCCCCGGTGTTTTGATTACGGAGCACATGGCGCAGGCGGCTTGTTTTCTGCTTTCTAAATCTGCAGGTGCGCTTGACACGAGCAAGGTTTATTATTTAGGGAAAGTCAAAAATATGGCGTTCAGAAAGCCCGTTGTTCCGGGGGACACCATTGAGACTGAGGTAAAAATAATTACGGCGGTCGGCGGTATGGCGATGGTTGAGGCGGTTTCAAAAGTTGACGGCGTTTTAGTGGCTAAAGGCGAATTGGCGTTTAGCGCGGCGTAA
- a CDS encoding flippase-like domain-containing protein: MKKVLVFVLKLAITGLVFLWIDRTFGFSQISQTLAGADFRWFFGAIFLQVLSIFIGAWQWGIILRNRGLRMGKFETLKLYYTGTFFNNFIFGTIAGDSFKVAVLYKKKKQAKSGFAATFLDRFAGLAVLSIFAVVGAVIMLGLKSYSGEYLHTAMLILLFFLLVLIAVCFVLFSKRVQKLFSKILLKFPQSNIAKKIENIVSSVYLDKKRKADLRMFRRIFGLSFLIQGLRICAHIFCAAAIGVFAFNTAHYFFIIIPITAILMLVPLPFGVIPAIAGAIFAAAGFDAQQATVMQFLAAIAGVIGSLAGAVFFLTDNKGDSRATVASH; this comes from the coding sequence GTGAAAAAAGTTCTCGTTTTTGTGCTGAAACTTGCCATAACGGGCTTGGTTTTCCTGTGGATTGACCGCACTTTTGGTTTTTCGCAAATTTCTCAAACGCTTGCAGGAGCGGATTTTCGTTGGTTTTTCGGTGCAATTTTTTTGCAAGTTTTGTCCATTTTTATCGGGGCGTGGCAATGGGGGATTATTCTGAGAAATCGAGGGTTGCGTATGGGCAAATTCGAGACCCTAAAACTTTATTACACGGGTACGTTTTTCAACAATTTTATATTTGGAACGATTGCAGGCGACTCATTTAAAGTGGCAGTTTTGTACAAAAAGAAAAAACAGGCGAAATCGGGTTTTGCGGCAACGTTTTTGGATAGATTTGCAGGGCTTGCGGTTTTGTCGATTTTTGCTGTTGTCGGCGCGGTAATTATGCTTGGACTAAAGTCGTACAGTGGCGAGTATTTGCATACGGCAATGCTTATATTGCTGTTCTTTTTACTGGTTTTGATAGCGGTTTGCTTTGTGCTTTTTTCCAAACGAGTGCAAAAATTGTTTTCAAAAATATTGCTTAAATTTCCTCAGTCGAATATTGCAAAAAAAATAGAAAATATTGTTTCGTCTGTTTATCTGGACAAAAAACGCAAGGCTGACCTCAGAATGTTTCGGCGGATTTTCGGACTGTCGTTTTTAATTCAGGGGCTTAGGATTTGCGCGCATATTTTTTGCGCCGCCGCCATCGGAGTTTTTGCGTTCAACACAGCTCACTACTTTTTTATAATTATCCCGATTACCGCGATTTTAATGCTTGTGCCGTTGCCTTTCGGGGTAATTCCTGCGATTGCGGGAGCGATATTTGCGGCGGCGGGATTTGACGCGCAACAGGCGACAGTTATGCAGTTTTTGGCGGCGATTGCAGGGGTTATCGGCTCTCTTGCGGGGGCGGTATTTTTTCTTACGGACAACAAAGGCGACAGTCGGGCAACGGTTGCCTCTCACTAA